GGTATTCCAAAAACTGATGTATTTGCATTTATATCATTTACAACAACCGCACCTGCAGCAACTAAAACCATATGTCCTATATTTATCCCTGATATTAATTTTGAACCTAAAGCACATAAAGTGCCTTTCCCTACTTTAACATTTGCCCCAATCGTTACTCCTGCTGAGATAAGGCAATTATCTCCAATAGAAGATTCATGGTCTATTGTAGCTCCTGTTGCAATAATCACATTATTCCCAATTTTCACTTCTGAGTTTAATATTGCTCCTGCAAAAACAGTAATACCTTTATTTAACAATACAGATTTTGCAATAACAGCTTTCGGGTGAATTGCATTTATTATATTAAATCCTTTTGAATGAAATTTATTAAATATTGCTGTCCTTAGTTTATTATCTTTAAATCCTCCTATTCCAAGAGCAATATTTTTCATTCCTTTCTCATAATAAGAATAAAGAACACTATCATCACCTAATACCGGTAACCCGCAAAACTCTTTTTTATTATTTTGCTTTGATGTTACACCTAATATTTTATACTGTTTTGTTTCTAACAAAATATCAATTAAAATTTTAGCATGCCCACCATCACCTACAATTATTACTTTTTTCTTCATATATTCACTACAATCTTAGTTATTTAAGTTATATTAATATTATTTCGGGTTTTTGTTTCATTTTATTATTTCCCAATAACCAGATTTATCCGATCCTACTCGTTTAATTATTTTTAATTCTCTCAGTTTCTTTAAATCTCTTTTTATTGTTTCTCTGTTTACTTGATGTTTTTCTGCTAATTCTTTTTGTGTTATATGTTTTTTTGCCCCAATATCTTTTATTATGCGTTTTTGCCTACTATTTACAGGCACATTTACAGGCACATTTACAGGCACATTTTTATTTTCAGCAAAAACAGTTACCATAAAACCTGCTGAAATATTTCTAAATTCGGGTTCAGGTAAATCGGCATTTTTAAACTGTTCTATAATTCTTTGAATTCCGGAACCGTATTTTTCAATCAAACCTATATTTTTACAAAAATCTGCAATTGACTTATTTCGAGGCGTTGATTTATAATTGTTCGACAATAAATCTTCAACAGTAATATCATCAGGCAGTTTGCCCGGATTATAAAATTCTATGCGATTATCAAATATTTTTACAATACTGTCAGATGAAGCTCTGTAATCTCTGTGAATTATCATATTTATTACAATTTCTCTTATTGCTTCGAGAGGATATTGCCACCTTTGAGTATTTCTGGCTTGTTCTGTAATAATTATTTCTTTATTGATGTGTTTTTTTACAAAATCAATTACAAAATTAATTTGAAATAAAATATCTGATTTTGAGCGTAAGCTGTCTTTTATTATCGTATTTGTCTGAAAACGACCTAATTCAATAGTTGTTAGTACTGTGTCTCGTTCAGTAAACAGCAGATAAGCTGCATTTGTTAATTTTTCATTTCTTACTAAATCATTTTTTAACAAAAACGTCAGGGGATTATCGTTTGTTTGGTTTTCTGTTTGATTATATAAATTTATACTATTTTGAACTTTATCGAATGATATGTCTTCAATTTTAAACTCATTATTTGTATAATAATCCCAACTGGTATTAAATGAGCGTAAGTGCATATTTACCAATTCGGAAATTTCAATTAAATGGTTTGAATTTGATACTCGTTTATAATATTTGCCCTGAATTGCAACAGGTTTTACAGGATATTCCTGTATGAAAAAAATAACTATATTTTTATCATCTATTTTTATCTTATCAGCATCAGGAATAAGTGAAGGGCTTGTTTTACTTTTTATTTCATTAAGCCAATTTTGTATGCTTTCTTTTGCGAGTTCAACTCCCGCAATATTACTTTTGTCGGAAACTCCAAGAATCACCTTTCCGCCTTTGGAATTAGCAAAAGCTACAAGCGTCTCGATTACCTGCCTGTTAAAATTTAGTTTAAATTCAAGCTGTTCGTTTTCGCCTTGTGAAATGATATGTAAAAGTTCTTTTTTCGTCATACAATAACACTACTTGGTATATTTACAACTCTGTCTGCCAACCATTCTGCATTTTCGACATTTTCAGTTTGACAATTTTTAAACATTTCTAATCTATTTATTAATTCCCAAACAGGGCGAGTCATTACACCGTTTTCGTTTGTAAATTTAAGAAATTTATCCCTTTCCTCTCTATCTTTTAATAATATAAAATTAAGCCAATA
This DNA window, taken from Bacteroidales bacterium, encodes the following:
- a CDS encoding NeuD/PglB/VioB family sugar acetyltransferase — encoded protein: MKKKVIIVGDGGHAKILIDILLETKQYKILGVTSKQNNKKEFCGLPVLGDDSVLYSYYEKGMKNIALGIGGFKDNKLRTAIFNKFHSKGFNIINAIHPKAVIAKSVLLNKGITVFAGAILNSEVKIGNNVIIATGATIDHESSIGDNCLISAGVTIGANVKVGKGTLCALGSKLISGINIGHMVLVAAGAVVVNDINANTSVFGIPAKEKIK
- a CDS encoding putative DNA binding domain-containing protein, encoding MTKKELLHIISQGENEQLEFKLNFNRQVIETLVAFANSKGGKVILGVSDKSNIAGVELAKESIQNWLNEIKSKTSPSLIPDADKIKIDDKNIVIFFIQEYPVKPVAIQGKYYKRVSNSNHLIEISELVNMHLRSFNTSWDYYTNNEFKIEDISFDKVQNSINLYNQTENQTNDNPLTFLLKNDLVRNEKLTNAAYLLFTERDTVLTTIELGRFQTNTIIKDSLRSKSDILFQINFVIDFVKKHINKEIIITEQARNTQRWQYPLEAIREIVINMIIHRDYRASSDSIVKIFDNRIEFYNPGKLPDDITVEDLLSNNYKSTPRNKSIADFCKNIGLIEKYGSGIQRIIEQFKNADLPEPEFRNISAGFMVTVFAENKNVPVNVPVNVPVNSRQKRIIKDIGAKKHITQKELAEKHQVNRETIKRDLKKLRELKIIKRVGSDKSGYWEIIK